Proteins co-encoded in one Salvia splendens isolate huo1 chromosome 4, SspV2, whole genome shotgun sequence genomic window:
- the LOC121798817 gene encoding protein HESO1-like, whose translation MALRSKVLQKKAEKFELKKLQAIKVTKEGVSSLDTLLQDVYVNRRPKQTDYEARKELIRVFNEIAKELYGTSKDIPIVVEFGSFVMDLFSTTSDLDLSVNFSTGGVNFPREKKIQTLRKFARKLYAIQSMGHVSGVLPITTAKVPILKCVDRGTGVECDISVENRDGISKSQIIWMISSIDERFKKLSFLMKTWAKAYNINSSKDKTLNSLSIILLVAFHLQTRTPPILPPFSAIFKDGTDPATVEKSIPNFVNYGKRNKESLAELFITLLLKLSSVEILWAKGLCASTCTASWTSKTWNSKVGCISVEDFTDISQNVARAVGPGEVKQIYNCIEISIQHLTSFMGGQIGLQLKDLLFGVDGIPSSIPRVIANFNMTAQFPHVQSHGKRKVTGKREKKSMRLLNKNSTAHMIRQSGKGKQVEQAVLVETSLAKRMRTDEGWTAARGTPTNSQQWEVTRAGAGWEQAAAGYEARGSGGWGVSEQNRWGGWGRGNQQQQSSWGWGAVQQGGGWGEGNQQSSGGWDKGGLGAMQQGSGWDGGIRQGGGWGDGNYVGRGWGGGGWERSEQGNVGGWGYQQGSNLC comes from the exons ATGGCGTTGCGCTCGAAAG TTCTACAGAAGAAGGCAGAAAAGTTTGAACTGAAGAAATTGCAGGCTATTAAAGTAACTAAGGAAGGAGTATCTTCCCTTGACACCCTGCTTCAAGATGTTTATGTCAATCGGCGCCCAAAGCAAACTGATTATGAAGCTCGAAAAGAATTAATTCGCGTCTTCAATGAGATAGCAAAGGAACTTTATG GCACCTCAAAGGACATTCCCATAGTTGTGGAATTTGGTTCTTTTGTAATGGATCTTTTCAGCACTACAAGTGATCTGGACCTCTCAGTAAATTTTAGCACCGGTGGAGTTAATTTTCCGCGTGAAAAGAAGATCCAGACTTTGAGAAAGTTTGCAAGAAAGCTGTATGCTATACAGA GTATGGGGCATGTTTCCGGTGTCCTTCCTATCACTACTGCAAAGGTACCCATTCTGAAATGTGTTGACCGTGGAACTGGAGTTGAGTGTGATATATCAGTCGAAAATAGAGATGGGATTTCAAAATCACAGATTATTTGGATGATCTCATCCATTGATGAAAGGTTTAAAAAGCTTAGCTTTTTG ATGAAGACTTGGGCTAAAGCATACAACATCAACAGTTCAAAAGATAAAACCCTTAATTCTCTCTCCATAATTCTCTTGGTTGCATTTCATTTACAG ACTCGGACTCCTCCTATTCTTCCTCCATTTTCTGCCATATTCAAAG ATGGCACTGATCCCGCAACAGTTGAAAAATCAATTCctaattttgtaaattatggGAAAAGAAATAAGGAATCTTTGGCTGAGCTCTTCATCACTCTACTTCTCAAG TTATCTTCGGTTGAAATACTTTGGGCGAAAGGTCTCTGTGCAAGCACATGCACTGCTTCTTGGACATCCAAAACTTGGAATTCTAAAGTTGGCTGTATCAGT GTAGAGGATTTTACTGATATATCCCAGAATGTTGCTCGGGCTGTTGGACCCGGAGAAGTGAAACAGATCTATAATTGTATAGAGATATCTATTCAACATCTCACCTCCTTCATGGGGGGGCAGATTGGACTTCAACTCAAGGATCTTCTGTTTGGGGTTGATGGCATCCCTTCCTCAATTCCTAGAGTTATTGCAAATTTCAATATGACTGCACAATTCCCTCATGTCCAGTCTCAtggaaaaagaaaagtaactggGAAACGAGAGAAAAAATCAATGCGTCTTCTCAATAAGAATAGTACAGCCCACATGATAAGACAGTCAGGGAAGGGGAAGCAAGTAGAGCAAGCTGTGCTGGTTGAGACTTCGTTGGCAAAGAGGATGCGGACAGATGAGGGATGGACAGCAGCACGTGGAACTCCAACAAATAGTCAGCAGTGGGAGGTGACGCGTGCAGGAGCAGGTTGGGAACAAGCTGCAGCGGGATATGAAGCTAGAGGTAGTGGGGGTTGGGGGGTATCTGAGCAAAACAGATGGGGAGGCTGGGGAAGGGGAAATCAGCAACAGCAAAGCAGTTGGGGATGGGGAGCCGTTCAGCAGGGCGGTGGTTGGGGAGAAGGAAATCAGCAAAGCAGCGGGGGTTGGGATAAGGGAGGTTTGGGAGCAATGCAGCAAGGCAGTGGTTGGGATGGTGGAATACGGCAGGGTGGTGGTTGGGGAGATGGAAACTACGTGGGTCGGGGTTGGGGTGGTGGAGGTTGGGAAAGAAGTGAGCAGGGAAATGTTGGAGGTTGGGGTTATCAGCAAGGCTCAAACCTATGTTGA